A segment of the Bacillus pseudomycoides genome:
CTTTATGCGTATTCGGGAGCATTATTATGGAGTTTCACTTTTATTAAGTTAGGGTTAGTGGTCGGAGAAAAATGGCGTCAGGTAGGACATTATGTTCACCATTATGGTTTTGTTCTTGTGATTCTATTATTGATTATTGCGTGTTTGGCTGTTTTATACTTTCGATTCAAAAAAGATAGGCGATGAGCGATGGATTATCATAATAAATATTATTTTAAGGCATATGCAAATTAGCGATGTGTACTGCTTGCAAATAATGACAGGAATTTATTATATTATCGATTTTGTTGACAAAATGAAAGACCGACTTCTATGTGTGAGTCGGTCTTTTCTCTATTCAAATCATGTAATCTTTCATTGTCTGACGATGCGAATTATGGCCTCATTACAAAATAAATAATCAGCATATAGCTTGTTGAATTATGGTCTTGTCTTCATTACTAATTTTAATCTCTTCATTATATTCTTTATACAAGCCATAAATCGTTAGTATTACAACAACTGCAATATCAGCCTAATAATATTTATCCCGCTATTTTTGGGCAGTAATACTCCGACCTCAAAATTCGGCGGAAGCAAAGAAGTTAGGTAGGAGATAAACTGCCCGTAAAAGCCCGCTTGGTGAAGGCTAATAATCAGTGGGGGATAAAGAAAAAAAACACTGATTAAAGTTTCACTTTATCTAGTTATTTTTATTTTTGGTCCCTCTTTTTGCTGATTTAAGTAAGGAGTAATCCTATAATGAATGTGAATTTTAGTGTGTTTGTTAACATTGAATTTTTTTATATAAAATTTTAGATAAGTTGAACTATCAAAACGAAAAAGAACCTTACAAAAATGTAATGTTAATGTCACAAAATAAGATAGTACATTGTGAGTAATCCTATTAAAATTGAATAGATTATGATTTGTAGGTGGAAAATAATAAAAAATATAATAAGAATTAGAGTCCGATGCTAAATTACTTCATAAGGTATATTTTGTTGAAATGTAGCGTGGACTATAGCATTAAAGGAGATTAGTAATGAATTTTAAAGACTTAGATTATGAATGGTTCAACTTTATAAATAATAAAGTACAGCAATATCCATTAATAGATAATGTAATGATACTATTTGCGGAATATGTACAATATGCTTTCGTATTACTACTCATACTGTTATGGATAAAGAATAAACCTAATTTTCGTGTAATGGCTTTTCAATCGATGGTTGCGTTTGCTTTAGCGTATTCCATAAATAGATTCATAGAGATATTGGTTTATAGAGAGCGTCCTTTTGTTTCCAATAACATCACACAACTTGTAGATCACGCGGCCAATTCTTCTTTCCCAAGTGATCATGCAACATCAGCTATTGTTATTGCA
Coding sequences within it:
- a CDS encoding undecaprenyl-diphosphatase encodes the protein MNFKDLDYEWFNFINNKVQQYPLIDNVMILFAEYVQYAFVLLLILLWIKNKPNFRVMAFQSMVAFALAYSINRFIEILVYRERPFVSNNITQLVDHAANSSFPSDHATSAIVIAATLILSAYRFKYTWFFLALGVAFSRVWVGVHYPLDVIAGIVHGVLIALFTQYVVFKIRPVATLIAKPIFQGKN